GGCGTTATCTGGCTGGTCCCACGCCAGCGGAAGCACAAGTTGCGAGCACCCCGACTCCAACGCAGCCGCGGTTGTCCCAACTCCACCGTGGTGAACCACCGCACCGCACAGCGGGAGCAGTGCCCGGAACGGGGCGAACCCGCAGTGCCGAACCGTGGGGGGCAGCCGAGCGGGAAGTTGCTCCGGGTATTTTGTCAGAAGCAGTCCGCGCCCTCCAAGTTTTTCACACGCAGCGACGGCGGCGCGAAAGAATCCCTTCGCGTGCGTCATCCCCGTCCCCAGCGTGAACGCAATCGGTGGGGAACCGGCTTCGCAAAACGTCCGGACGTCTTCGGGTAGCTCGTTCCGCGTCCCGTCGAACCGCCCGAACCCGGCCAGCCGGAGTTGAGGGGGCCAATCCGGTTGCGGTTCGGCGAACCAGTCGGGGAACAGCCCGATCACCAGATCCGTCGACCACCACCAGCGGAACACGCGCCGAACCGGAGCTAATCCGAGTGTGGCGCGAACCGAATTAAGCGACCGAGCAACGAGCCAGTACCCGGCCGCATCTAGCGCCAACCAGTACAAGCTCCGCAACGGATAAGGAAACCACGACGGAATCGTCAGTCCGCCGACCATTTGGGGCGGCGAGATGCTGCTCGGTATCAAACCGGGTTGAAGGAGCAGCGATGCGGTCGGGCACCGCACTTTCTCCTGCACGAGCCGACCGGCCAGAACCCCGGGGTTCGTGACCAACACACTTTCTGGTTCGCAGGCGAGTCTCACCAGGAGTTCATACTGGCGCGGGATCATCGGAGCGCCCCACCGGGCCATCATCCGGCCGCTGCGGAGCGGGTGAAAGAGATCGGGGTGAGCAAGCATCTGACCGACTTCCGCGGTCGTAACAAGCGACGCGAACGCAAGCCCGAGCGCCTCCGCACGAGCACGATACGGTTCCGGGGCAGCCACCGTGACCCGGTGCCCGCGTGTCCGTAGCACCGCCCCGAGACCGAGGTGCGGGAATACGTCCCCGTCGGTGCCTACGGTTGCGAGGATGGCGTGCATTCAGCCGCTCTCGTTGGAACGCTTCGTACTCCCACATACATGACGTCCCACAGCGGTGACCAACTCACCTGCCGACACGATATCAATGAGTGAAATTCGACACGAATTGCGCAGACAGATAGGACGAGAGGAGTTTGGCAGGAATGTTGGTCGCGTCGGGGGCTACTTCTGAACTTGGGACGCGGAAGGCTCACGGCACCGCTGGGGTGCGATGCCCCTAAAAATAAGTACAGGATCGGGACCGCGTTCGGCGCGGTCGGTCCGGTCCGATCCTGGGGGCGAGCACCCCTGCGGTGCTGGAACAGCCGTTCCCCGCGTGGCAGTGCCCGGCACGAACTCGGGCGACGCAACATCGCCCGCTACTGCAAAGCAGCGGAGCTAACCCCCGACGCGACTCAACGGCGATAAACTCCCCCGCGACCACCCGCCGTGCAACCAAGGATAAACGTGCTCACGACAGAAACCGTCATCGAACAGACACGCCGGTGGGTTTCGGACGTGGTGATCGGTCTGAACTTGTGCCCGTTCGCCCGGCGCGTGTTCGACAGCGGCCTGATCCGGTTCACGGTCACCGACGCGACCGATCTGGATGCGCTCCGCGCGGCTCTTGCGCACGAACTCCGGTCGCTCGCTGATACCCCAGCCGAACAGGTCGAAACCGCGATCCTGATCCACCCGCACGTGCTGGGCGATTTCCTCGATTACAACGATTTCGTCGTTGAAACCGAATCACTGATCGAGGAACTCGATTTAACCGGCGTGATCCAGATCGCGGGGTTCCACCCACGGTACCAGTTCGGCGGAACGCGCCCGAACGACGTGGAGAACTACACCAACCGGTCGCCGTTCCCGATGCTCCACCTACTGCGCGAGGGCAGCATCACAGCGGTGAACGACGACCCGGAAAAGCTCCTCGAAATACCGCGGCGGAACGTCGAAACGCTCCGCCGCATGGGAAAGGCTCAAATCCAGAAGCTGCTCGATCGCATTACTTCTTGAACATCGCGTGGTTCGGGTCACCGCGACTCAGAAGGTACGCGAGCATGTCGAGCACCTCACGCTCGTTCAGTTCGTTCAGCAGCTTCTCGGGCATGAGCGAGATGTTGGACGGCTTGACGTTCGCGACGTCCTCTTTCTTCAATTCCAGCACCTTCGATGCGTTTTCGGGGTCGAGAACGACCGTGTACTTCCCGCCCGCGTCGTTCACGATCTTGCCTGTAATGGTCTTGTCGTCGGTAGTTTGAATCACCGACGCCTTGTACTGGTCCGAAATCACCTTGCTCGGTTCGACGATCGATTCGGACAGGTCTTTCAGGCTGAACCGCCCCGCGACCTGCGACAAATCGGGACCGGTCGCCCCGCCGTCGCCGCCGAACCGGTGGCACACCACGCACCGCGCCGCGGCGAACGCCCGTGCACCGTTCTTGAAATCGCGCCCGCTCTTGAGCTTGTCTTCGAGCGCAACGAGATCGGCCGTCGCCCACGCTTTCCCGGGGCCGACCGGCTTGGGGAGCGTAGGGGCCTTGTACGCGGGGCGCAGCCCGCCCGCTTCGATCGCGAGCCGGTCACTGTCGGTCGCGTTGGTGAACGCATCTTTCTCGATGTTCGTGAGGAAGCCCTGGTAGCTGGCACCACCGGCCTTCGTCCGCGCTTCCGCGAGGAAACCGTAATACGTCTTCCAGCGGTCCATGTTCCAGCCCACGGTCGCGTTGCGGAGCGTGAACAGGTAGGAGAGCTTTTGCTGGTCCGGGGCGTTCTTGAGCATGTTAGCAACGGTTCCGCCGTACCCGCGGTTCCGGAGCAGCACCTCTTCCAAACCTTCCTGCGTGAGCGGCTTCGACGGCTTTTTCAGTTCCGCGCAGATCTTCTCGACGATCGTTGGTGATTTCAGATAGACGAGTAGTTGGGCCATTTCGCGGTTCAAAGCATCGTCCGGGGACGGGAAGGCTCTATCGAGCCGCTGCGAAAGTCGCTCTGCGGTGGCCTTATCGGGTTCGCCCATCCGCAGAAACACGAGCGAATAAATCCGGCTGAGGTCCACCAACTGCTCCAGGGAGAGGCCATTGCCCCGCTCCTTGATTCCGACAAACACCCGGTCTATGGTTTCAAGAAGTTTCGGCTGAAGCTCTTTCCCGCCCTGGCGCGCCAGGGCAATAGCGCCATTAATAATCGCACTCCGATCCTTCTCCGCGAGCACTTTATCCTGCCAGAACTTCACCGGTTGGTGCTCAAGAGCCACGCGAGCCGCGTAACGAATGAAACGGTCCTCGTGCTTCAGATGGGGATAGAGGAACTCCACAGCCTTCGCCGGGTCGTCCGCGAGCTTGTGATACTCTTCGATTTGCTTCAGCAGTTTCAGTTCCGCTGTCGGCGCGGTCTTGTATTCCACCTTCTCGGTCGGCTCCTTACCCACATACGTCACGCGGAACAGTTCGCTCTGCGTCCCGCGCCCGCCGATGGTGAAGTACATCGCGCCGTCAACCGGGTTAATAACCACGTCCGTGAGCGGGAGCGGGGTGCGGCTCAGGAACTCTTCCTTCGTGGCTTTGTAGGTCGCGCCGTTCAGCTCGGTGTGAATCGCGTACATCGTGCCGAAGGTCCAGTCGCAGATGAACAGCGCCTTCTGGTACTTCGCCGGGAACTTCGCCCCGTACCCGAACTCGACGCCGACCGGCGAACCCGGCCCGATATCGACCATCGCGGGCAGTGAATCGATGTAGTACGCGGGCCATTTGCCAGTCCCGCTGCGCCAGCCAAGTTCGCTGCCACTCGTCGCGTGGTTCACCCGCGTCGGGCGGTACCACGGCATCCCCAGATCCCACTCCATGTCCGCGTCGTAGACGAACATTTCGCCGTTCGCGTTGAACGCGAAGTCATACGGGTTGCGGTACCCGCTGGTGAAGATCTCCCAGGTCTTACCGTCGAAATCCGTCTTCGCAACATACCCGCCGGGAGCCAGAATGCCGCGTGCGTGACCGTTCGCGTCCCACTGGCGCGGGAGGATGTGGTCCTCGCTCCAGTTCTTCGGCACGCGGCTGTGATTGAAATTTTCCGGCGGCTGAGTGTGGTTCCCGCATATGACGTAGAGCGACTTACCGTCCGGCGCGAGCCGCACCGCGTGCGGGCCGTGCTCGCCGCCACCCTGGATCGCCTTCAGTTTCTCGACCTGATCGAGTTGGTCGTTGTTCTCTGAAGAGGTGACGCGGTACAGCCCGCTCCCGGGACCGCCGTTACACACGACATACAGCGCCCCCTTGTGCCACAACAGCCCCTGCGCCGCGGTGACCTTCGCGGGGAGCTTCTCGACTTTTGTTTCTTCTTCGGTGCCCACTTTTCCGGGCGTGATGCGGTACAGTCCCAGCCCGCCTTGGTCGCTCGCGATCAGCCGCCCCTTATCGTCCGCGGTGAGGCACACCCACGAACCCAGAGTGGCGCGCGGAACCGTGAACAGCTTCTCGATCTTGTAGCCGGGGAGCGCGACAAACGTGTTCGCCGGCACCTTCGAGCCGGGTTGCGCGCCCGTGCTCGCATCGAACACCTTACCCCACGGTGATGCACCGTAGGTGCCGATCTTCTTGACCGGCTTGTTCTCTTTTACCTTGCTTCCCTCCGTGCTACATGTCCACGATTCGTCGGTGACGATGTACGTCGGTTCGCCCTTCTCGGGCACCAGAACCAACTTGAGCACGAAGCCCGCGACGCCGCCCTCGTTGCCCGCGCGGGCATCGATGACGTTCCCCGTCTCCTTCAGCAACTTGGTGACATCGACCTCGACCGGTTCCTGCCACTCACTCGACGACGCGACCTGCTTCTGGTTGAAGTACAACGTGACGCGGTTGTCGCACGTCGCGATGAGTCGCGCAGCCTTGATGCCCTTCGCATCAAACGTTTTCTCGATTCGGTAGTCCTTTTTCGCGTCCGCGCCCCACACCCACAACGGGGTCGGGCCGTCGGCGAACCGCTTCGCCCAATCGACCGTCGCCACCTCGACTTTCGGTGGCTGCGCGGTCGCGCCGCGTTCGACCGTCGGTACGGTGACAGGCTTCTGCGCCTGTTCGTCGGCAAGTGCTGACGAACAGAGTGTTAAGGCAAAAAGTGCGAGTGCCGTGATACGCATACGAACACAGGTAGGGGTTGGGGCGAGCGATAAGAATCGGCGGGTGAGGTCGAGTGTCACAAAGGCATTTCTGACAGGATCGACAGGATAAACAAGATCTGAACTAAACGCAGATCAATTTCTGAATCCTGTTTATCCTGTCGATCCTGTCAAAACTCTTCTCTTGCCATGCGACATTATGCCAAGATCTCTTTCACGACTTTACCGTGAACGTCGGTCAGTCGGTAGTCGCGTCCCTGGAAGCGGAACGTCAATTTCGTGTGATCGAAGCCGAGGCAGTGCATGAGCGTGGCTTGCAGATCGTGGACGTGAACCATGTCCTTTGCGACCTTGAAGCCGAGATCGTCGCTCTCGCCGTGCGTGTGCCCCGCCTTGATGCCGCCGCCCGCGAGCATGAGCGAGAAGCTGTCCGGGTAGTGGTCGCGGCCCAGAATCTTCCCCTCCGCGGTCCGACCCTCGCGGAACGGCGTGCGCCCGAACTCGCCGCCCCACACCACAAGCGTGTCTTTCAAAAGGTCGCGATTCTTCAAGTCTTTGATGAGTGCCGCGACCGATTGTGCGGTGGTCGTGCCCTTCCGTGTCAATCCGTCGCGGATGTCCTCGTTCGCGTTGGTTCCGTGGAAATCCCAGCCCCAATCGAAGAGCTGAACGTACCGCACGCCCTGCTCGATGAGGCGCCGCGCGAGTAGGCAGTTGTTCGCAAAACTCCCCGCGCCCGGCTTCGCGCCGTAGGAGTCCAGCACCTTCGCCGGCTCCTTGGAAATGTCCATCACCTCGGACGCCGAGAGCTGCATCCGGAACGCGAGTTCGTACTGGGCGATGCGCGTCCGGGTTTCGGGGTGGCCGAGTTCCTTTTCTTGCAACTCGTTGAGGTCTTTCATCGCGTCGAGCCCGAGCCGGCGCGTCTCGCGGTCGAGTCCGGGCGGGTCACTGAGGTACAGGACCGGCTCCCCCTTGCTGCGACACTGCACGCCCTGAAACACGCTCGGCAGGAACCCGCTGCCCCAACACCCCTGCCCGCCGCTCGGCTGCACGCCGTTAGAAATCAGCACGACGAACCCAGGCAGGTTTTCGCTCTCGTTGCCGAGTCCGTAGCACGTCCAGGCACCGAGGCTGGGCCGCCCCTGCCGCGCGAAACCGGTGTAAAGCAGTAGTTCCGCGGGGGCGTGGTTGAACTCGTCCGTCTTCATTGAGCGAATCACGGTCACGTCGTCCGCGACCTCGTGTAGCGGCTTGATCGCGTCCGACATCCAGATACCGGCCTTGCCGTGCTGCTTGAACGGCTGCCGCGTTCCGAGGAGCTTGGGCACGCCCGCCGTGAACGCGAACCGCTTGCCCTTCAGGTACTCGTCCGGGCAGTTCTGACCGTCGCGCTTCTGGAGTTCTGGCTTGAAATCGAAGATGTCCAGGTGCGGCGGTGCACCCGACATGTGCAGATAAATGACCCGCTTCGCCGTGCCCGGGAAGTGCGGTTTCTTCGGCGCGAGCGGGTTCTCGATCTTCGGCCCGTCCCCGCGTGCGCTGCCCATCAGCGACGACAGCGCGAGTCCCCCCAACCCAAGTGAGGAGGTTTGCAGGAAGTTCCGGCGCGTGAGGGCCTGAAGGCGTTCGAGTTCGGGGTGCATGCGTCCCGTCCTGATATTCAGAAGCTCGGTGGGCACGAAGTATCCGGGCGCGAGACCCGGAGCGCCGGCATCAGCGTTTCATCAGCATCTCGTCGAGGTTCATAATCACGTTGACGACCACGGTCCACGCCGCGGCGTCGGCCACAGCCACGCCCTTCGGGAGTGGGCCGAGCGGGTTCGTTGCGAACTGCGTCGCCTTCGCCGCGTCCTTCGCGAACTTCGCCTCTGCTTCCTCGTAGAGCTTCACGAGGCGCTCGATTTCGGCCTCGCTCGGTGCCCGGACGAGACACGCCCGGAACACGAACGCGGCCTTTTCCGCACGGGTTTTCCCGCCCTTCTCGATCGCGCGCCGGGCGAGGGCTTGTGCGGCCTCCGTGTACACCGGATCGTTCATCAGCACGAGCGCCTGCAGCGGCGTATTGGTGCGCGCCCGGCGCACGATGCAGATGTCGCGATTGGGAGCATCGAACGTGGACATGGACGGGTACGGGTTCGACCGGCGCCACTGCGTGTAAAGCCCGCGCCGGTACTTGTCCTCGCCCGTACTCGTCTGCCAGTCGATCGAGCCGCCGAATGCAGCGCTGACTCCGAGATTCGGTTGCTGCGGCCGCAC
This region of Gemmata massiliana genomic DNA includes:
- a CDS encoding DUF1501 domain-containing protein produces the protein MHPELERLQALTRRNFLQTSSLGLGGLALSSLMGSARGDGPKIENPLAPKKPHFPGTAKRVIYLHMSGAPPHLDIFDFKPELQKRDGQNCPDEYLKGKRFAFTAGVPKLLGTRQPFKQHGKAGIWMSDAIKPLHEVADDVTVIRSMKTDEFNHAPAELLLYTGFARQGRPSLGAWTCYGLGNESENLPGFVVLISNGVQPSGGQGCWGSGFLPSVFQGVQCRSKGEPVLYLSDPPGLDRETRRLGLDAMKDLNELQEKELGHPETRTRIAQYELAFRMQLSASEVMDISKEPAKVLDSYGAKPGAGSFANNCLLARRLIEQGVRYVQLFDWGWDFHGTNANEDIRDGLTRKGTTTAQSVAALIKDLKNRDLLKDTLVVWGGEFGRTPFREGRTAEGKILGRDHYPDSFSLMLAGGGIKAGHTHGESDDLGFKVAKDMVHVHDLQATLMHCLGFDHTKLTFRFQGRDYRLTDVHGKVVKEILA
- a CDS encoding DUF1415 domain-containing protein — translated: MLTTETVIEQTRRWVSDVVIGLNLCPFARRVFDSGLIRFTVTDATDLDALRAALAHELRSLADTPAEQVETAILIHPHVLGDFLDYNDFVVETESLIEELDLTGVIQIAGFHPRYQFGGTRPNDVENYTNRSPFPMLHLLREGSITAVNDDPEKLLEIPRRNVETLRRMGKAQIQKLLDRITS
- a CDS encoding c-type cytochrome: MRITALALFALTLCSSALADEQAQKPVTVPTVERGATAQPPKVEVATVDWAKRFADGPTPLWVWGADAKKDYRIEKTFDAKGIKAARLIATCDNRVTLYFNQKQVASSSEWQEPVEVDVTKLLKETGNVIDARAGNEGGVAGFVLKLVLVPEKGEPTYIVTDESWTCSTEGSKVKENKPVKKIGTYGASPWGKVFDASTGAQPGSKVPANTFVALPGYKIEKLFTVPRATLGSWVCLTADDKGRLIASDQGGLGLYRITPGKVGTEEETKVEKLPAKVTAAQGLLWHKGALYVVCNGGPGSGLYRVTSSENNDQLDQVEKLKAIQGGGEHGPHAVRLAPDGKSLYVICGNHTQPPENFNHSRVPKNWSEDHILPRQWDANGHARGILAPGGYVAKTDFDGKTWEIFTSGYRNPYDFAFNANGEMFVYDADMEWDLGMPWYRPTRVNHATSGSELGWRSGTGKWPAYYIDSLPAMVDIGPGSPVGVEFGYGAKFPAKYQKALFICDWTFGTMYAIHTELNGATYKATKEEFLSRTPLPLTDVVINPVDGAMYFTIGGRGTQSELFRVTYVGKEPTEKVEYKTAPTAELKLLKQIEEYHKLADDPAKAVEFLYPHLKHEDRFIRYAARVALEHQPVKFWQDKVLAEKDRSAIINGAIALARQGGKELQPKLLETIDRVFVGIKERGNGLSLEQLVDLSRIYSLVFLRMGEPDKATAERLSQRLDRAFPSPDDALNREMAQLLVYLKSPTIVEKICAELKKPSKPLTQEGLEEVLLRNRGYGGTVANMLKNAPDQQKLSYLFTLRNATVGWNMDRWKTYYGFLAEARTKAGGASYQGFLTNIEKDAFTNATDSDRLAIEAGGLRPAYKAPTLPKPVGPGKAWATADLVALEDKLKSGRDFKNGARAFAAARCVVCHRFGGDGGATGPDLSQVAGRFSLKDLSESIVEPSKVISDQYKASVIQTTDDKTITGKIVNDAGGKYTVVLDPENASKVLELKKEDVANVKPSNISLMPEKLLNELNEREVLDMLAYLLSRGDPNHAMFKK
- a CDS encoding glycosyltransferase yields the protein MHAILATVGTDGDVFPHLGLGAVLRTRGHRVTVAAPEPYRARAEALGLAFASLVTTAEVGQMLAHPDLFHPLRSGRMMARWGAPMIPRQYELLVRLACEPESVLVTNPGVLAGRLVQEKVRCPTASLLLQPGLIPSSISPPQMVGGLTIPSWFPYPLRSLYWLALDAAGYWLVARSLNSVRATLGLAPVRRVFRWWWSTDLVIGLFPDWFAEPQPDWPPQLRLAGFGRFDGTRNELPEDVRTFCEAGSPPIAFTLGTGMTHAKGFFRAAVAACEKLGGRGLLLTKYPEQLPARLPPTVRHCGFAPFRALLPLCGAVVHHGGVGTTAAALESGCSQLVLPLAWDQPDNAARITRLGVGVALGARQRTAGHMASALARLMTQKVRTRCHEVAVQARGDNGFEVAAGWIEELARNKS